One Drosophila teissieri strain GT53w chromosome X, Prin_Dtei_1.1, whole genome shotgun sequence genomic window, GCAGACATTACGCAGATCGGCGCCGTTAAAGTTGTCCGACAGCTTGACAATGGCCTCGTAGTCGATTTCGCCGTGCTTCGCGATCTTCAGGGCGTGAATCTTGAGGATTTCCAACCTAAAAAGGAGAGAGGTTCCACATTCAAATTGGTTTGGTCATAAATATGACTAAGTGTATCTAATCAATGAAATCTCAAGTGATTGGGCAAATAAGACATCTTCCGATAAGAGCCGATTAAAATAACTTACCTAGCCTGTTCGTTGGGCAGCGGAATCTCGATCTTCCTGTCCAAGCGACCCGGACGCAGCAGGGCGGGATCCAGGGTGTCTGGTCGATTGGTGGCCATGATCATCTTGACCTGGCCGAGCGAATCGAAGCCGTCCATCTGGTTGAGCAGCTCCATCAGTGTGCGCTGGATCTCGCGATCGGCAGAGGTGCCCTCGGAGAAGCGACGGCCACCGATGGCGTCGATCTCGTCCATGAAAATGATGCAGGGCTGATGGTCACGGGCATAATTGAACATCTCGCGAATGAGACGGGCACTCTCGCCAATATACTTGTCCACAATCGCCGAGGACACGACCTTGAGGAAGTTGGCGTCCAGCTGGGAGGCCACCGCACGGGCCAGCAGCGTCTTTCCGGTGCCAGGGGGTCCGTACAACAGACAACCCTTCGGCGGGGTGATGCCGACGCGCAGGAAGAGCTCCGGATTCAGCAGGGGCAGCTCAATCACCTCGCGCAGCTCGCGGATTTGCTCTGTGAGGCCGCCAATGGCCGAGTAGGTGACATCGCCGGGATCCTCGTGCGACATATTGTACACCAGTGGGTCCACTTCGCGCGGCAAGTAGCGCATAATGGTCAGGGTGGTCATGTCGAGGGCCACACGGGTTCCGGACTTCAGCTTGGCTTTGTCCAGCTGCCTGCGGCACCCGACCACGTAGCGGGGTCCATTGGTGGCCTTTACAATGACTGTGGGACATGGAAGAAACTAGAATAGAGGCAATCTTACACAGAATGGCAAATGTCTCACATTTATCCTCGGTCAGCTGCTTCAGCACCTCGCCGACGATCTGTCCCACGCTCTGCAGGGCCTTCAGGTCGTTCTCCGACTTGTCGTAAAGCTTCGTCAGCTCCTTGATCTCCTCGCGCTCTGAAAATGACCAGTTAATACAGATTTGCTGGTGAAGATTACCGGATAGACGCACTTTCTTTGAGGCGTCCCTCGATTTCCTTGTGCTCCAGCAACTTCTTTCTGTACTCGGAGAAGGCTTTCACCCGCAGATTGTCGGGCAGCGGGGTGGCGGTTACGGTCATTTTGTTCAAGAATTTACGCTTTACTTTCAGCTGTGCAAcgcttaaaataaattaaatccaGAAAAAATAGTGAGTTGCAACTTTTGTCGCAATGCAGTGTGGCCATAACGTGGCACGCAATAgatgtgcaaatattttagtatATACATTTTGGTATATACCAAGTGTGGTGTGTGCACTGGCTAAGTACAGCGCATGTCTGGCCACACTACCAACCGGCATAATTCTTATTGGAATCGTGTGTTTTCagaataattttaatttaaaatttgaattatgTATAATTTACGACTGCTACGAAATCTGCTACCCAGCACCGGGCACGCCCATCCGCGCTGGCTTGCAAGCCAGCACAAGCGGCGCCCGCAGCCGGGCAGTCTGCCGCCAGATcggctggagcagctgcgcagTGATCTCTTCGAGCGTCGCCAGGAGCTGAGTGGTGCGGAGTGGGCGGAGGTGCGACAGTCGCTGGTGGACGGGTACAAGCACATCAACGGACACAACGTCGACGCCGTGATTCTGGGCGTGTGCAGTGGCCCAAGCCAACTGGCGCTGGCCAAGAACTATGTGGAGTTCCTCAGGAGCAGGGGCTCCAAGCCCAATGCAGCGACACTGGGTCGCCTGCTGAGGGTCTACAATGCCGCCTACCATGAACGACCGCTCAGCGAGGCGGAACAGGCGGAGATACTGCAGATCTGCCAATCGCTACAGGCGGAGCATGAAACTTTGGATGCCACCAGCTGCGAGAATGTGATCCACGGCTTGGTGGCTACCAGTGGCGATGATTGGCACCGCGGCCTGCCGCTCCTCGAGATGATGAAGGTCACCAGTGCGCCGAGCGTGGCCGCCTACTCCGCGCTGGCGGAGAAGGCCTTCAATGTGGAGACGCCGGATCAGCAATTGGCCTGGCGCTTGCTGGAGGAGATGGCCACAGCGCGCAAGCCGCCCAAATGCGAGGTCTACCTGGCGCTGCTCAATCGTCTGGCCAACGAAACTGCCCAACTTCCTGCCCAGCTTAGCCGTTTGCTGCACTTCCTTGAGCGCCATGAGGTACTAGTCAGCCAGCGGGTGGCGGTGCGATTGCAGGAACTGTCCAGTCAGGTGCCCCATCTGCTGGAAGCCCGGGCCACCAATTTGGGAGCTCTGGGCAAGTGCCAGTCCTgccagcagcatctgcagccgGTGGCCATCAGTGATGACGAGTTCCGACGGCTCAGCGAATGTTTCCTGGAGCGCGTGCTCATACGACGAGATGTTTTCCAGCGCTCCACACCCGAGGAGGTGGCCAGGTTCAAGAGGTTTGTAGAGAAGACGGCGCCATACGACTGTGTGATCGATGGCCTTAATGTGGCCTACTCCACGGGCACCAAAAAGACAccccagcagctggccaagctGGTGGCCACTGTGGTGCGTCATTTTCGTGATCAGGACAAGCGTGTCCTCGTCCTGGGACGCGAGCACATGCGCAACTGGTCCAAGCAAGCCATGCACTATGTCCACAGCAACGCCAGTCTCTT contains:
- the LOC122625081 gene encoding 26S proteasome regulatory subunit 10B: MTVTATPLPDNLRVKAFSEYRKKLLEHKEIEGRLKEKREEIKELTKLYDKSENDLKALQSVGQIVGEVLKQLTEDKFIVKATNGPRYVVGCRRQLDKAKLKSGTRVALDMTTLTIMRYLPREVDPLVYNMSHEDPGDVTYSAIGGLTEQIRELREVIELPLLNPELFLRVGITPPKGCLLYGPPGTGKTLLARAVASQLDANFLKVVSSAIVDKYIGESARLIREMFNYARDHQPCIIFMDEIDAIGGRRFSEGTSADREIQRTLMELLNQMDGFDSLGQVKMIMATNRPDTLDPALLRPGRLDRKIEIPLPNEQARLEILKIHALKIAKHGEIDYEAIVKLSDNFNGADLRNVCTEAGLFAIRAEREYVIQEDFMKAVRKVSDNKKLESKLDYKPV
- the LOC122625077 gene encoding mitochondrial ribonuclease P catalytic subunit gives rise to the protein MYNLRLLRNLLPSTGHAHPRWLASQHKRRPQPGSLPPDRLEQLRSDLFERRQELSGAEWAEVRQSLVDGYKHINGHNVDAVILGVCSGPSQLALAKNYVEFLRSRGSKPNAATLGRLLRVYNAAYHERPLSEAEQAEILQICQSLQAEHETLDATSCENVIHGLVATSGDDWHRGLPLLEMMKVTSAPSVAAYSALAEKAFNVETPDQQLAWRLLEEMATARKPPKCEVYLALLNRLANETAQLPAQLSRLLHFLERHEVLVSQRVAVRLQELSSQVPHLLEARATNLGALGKCQSCQQHLQPVAISDDEFRRLSECFLERVLIRRDVFQRSTPEEVARFKRFVEKTAPYDCVIDGLNVAYSTGTKKTPQQLAKLVATVVRHFRDQDKRVLVLGREHMRNWSKQAMHYVHSNASLFLTNNLSHDDPFLLYATLRSGQETDFFSRDLMRTHAFHLGPELKPVFRRWQQEHQFSLVTQTQTGQIIVKEPIRHRLCVHKVADTWHVPYCEQYTLHPTDSFEVPANWLCLKLNQQTGATKAKGKTRR